The genomic interval ACAGGTCATTGTTTTCTCTTCACCGATAACCTGATAACCGATAACTTTCTAAACATAGCAAAGCAAACTTAACAAAGCAATAGGTTGTTCACCACCTTATTTTCCTTCCTTTGCGTCCTTTGCGAAACCTTCCTTTGCGCTCTTTGCGGTTAAATCTTTATACCTTTAAAAAACTTGAACATCGAGTTATACTTAACGATTGAGCTGAGCGGTGCGGTTTACCGCGTCCACTCCAACGATTTGTTATCTTTATCTATTCTGATTCGTCTCTATAAGTCGAGCGCAAATAGTATTGCTCTTCGCACTTGTTCCAACTTTTCTGGGGAGAGTGTTGTAATAAGTGATCCAATTTTTCCTTTTGATACTGTCTGGATGTGGTCGAAGTTAATGGCACAGTCTTTCTTCATCCCATCGTCTTCAGTGAGAAAAACTTCACCTGGAATATCCCTGATAGTTGATGTTATCGGTGCAATGGTGACCTCGCCCAGATATTCAAGAATAGAGTTTCTTGTTA from bacterium carries:
- a CDS encoding type II toxin-antitoxin system PemK/MazF family toxin is translated as MKRGDIRWYKFKSPDKKRPVLILTRNSILEYLGEVTIAPITSTIRDIPGEVFLTEDDGMKKDCAINFDHIQTVSKGKIGSLITTLSPEKLEQVRRAILFALDL